The proteins below come from a single Triticum aestivum cultivar Chinese Spring chromosome 5D, IWGSC CS RefSeq v2.1, whole genome shotgun sequence genomic window:
- the LOC123119198 gene encoding uncharacterized protein — MAPASPPPPFAGQERGRVKSPPLDTPLVGRAGGAPRQGSSSPRPSHTSRVGSLRSLKNTAPTEATVGTPPELPEELLMTVFGTLEIPDLVRAASVCASWHSAYTALRSLGKHKQAQTPCLLYTSESAGDNVACLYSLVEKRVYRLTLPEPPLRRRFLIGSSLGFVITVDDISEMHLVNPITGQQIALPSVTTMEYVKPIFDDLGAVQEYEYPSRFAGRAFFAPSIVARCNLREQLQIKAFVFHDTSTGSYIVSLIHEPFNHLSFARVGDDKWTLLPPHHHYQDCTYKDGLLYAVDIKGEIHAFDLSGPDVTMKIIRGVDVDFYPDAIYIVEAPWGGLLLVSRFKEFEHPAEDGDPEIYVPHTTEIKLHRVDGTERLVEIDCLPDHVLFLGHNDPLCLSAKDYPALKGNHAYFTDDDEYNKNRKSSPRDIGVVGLGNNSEVDLVSPLLWSNWPSPVWLTPSLTVMKLPSNDRWLSEWDHVLSRPSPTEATLGTTLLELPEDIMMRVFATLEIPDLVRAGAVCTFWRSAYTALRKLGTHKQPQTPCLLYCSESSSENVACLYSLVEKRVYRLTLLEPPLHSRFLIGSSLGLLVTVDERSEMHLVNPITGQQIALPSVTTMQHVKPICDDSGAVHKYAYSWHTAKQVICPPKIIAPAALREVFHQKALLFYDTPTGSYVVVLIHMPFGQLSFARVGDDKWTWLPPHTDYFDCTYKDGLLYAVTLMGEIHTFDLSGPAVTMNIIMGVDDDDLEIQGAYILQAPWGGLLLIWRLKVYSGNPDDTSSLTLHTMGIKIHEVDVAAKKLVEIDCLHDHALFLGHNQSLCLSTKECPALKENRVYFTDDNEYITGQKGNRRDIGLLRLENNSWESLVFPQLWSNWPAPVWITPNLTMMKLLLNK; from the exons ATGGCTCCCGCATCACCACCGCCTCCCTTCGCCGGCCAGGAGCGTGGACGGGTCAAATCGCCGCCGCTGGACACGCCGCTCGTGGGACGCGCCGGCGGCGCTCCGCGGCAGGGCTCCTCCTCCCCAAGGCCCAGCCATACTTCTCGCGTCGGCAGCCTCCG TTCACTGAAGAATACAGCACCGACAGAGGCTACGGTGGGCACACCGCCGGAGCTACCGGAGGAACTCCTGATGACCGTCTTCGGCACCCTTGAGATCCCTGACCTTGTACGCGCTGCTTCCGTCTGTGCCTCGTGGCACTCCGCCTACACCGCCCTGCGCAGCCTCGGCAAGCACAAGCAGGCCCAGACGCCGTGCCTGCTCTACACCTCTGAATCTGCTGGTGACAATGTTGCGTGCCTCTACAGCCTCGTGGAGAAGAGGGTTTACAGGTTGACCCTGCCGGAGCCACCTCTCCGCCGCCGGTTTCTGATTGGGTCCTCGCTCGGCTTCGTGATCACCGTCGATGATATATCTGAAATGCACCTCGTCAATCCCATCACTGGTCAACAGATTGCTCTCCCTTCGGTGACCACCATGGAGTACGTGAAGCCCATCTTTGATGACTTGGGTGCTGTCCAAGAGTACGAATACCCAAGTCGTTTTGCAGGACGAGCTTTCTTCGCGCCATCGATCGTCGCTCGCTGTAACCTGCGAGAACAACTCCAGATCAAGGCGTTTGTGTTTCATGATACATCCACAGGAAGCTACATCGTGTCGCTCATCCACGAGCCATTCAATCACCTCTCGTTTGCAAGAGTAGGGGATGATAAGTGGACCTTGCTGCCACCACACCATCACTATCAGGACTGCACCTACAAGGATGGGTTGTTGTACGCAGTGGATATAAAGGGAGAAATCCATGCCTTCGATCTTAGTGGTCCTGATGTTACAATGAAGATTATTAGGGGGGTTGACGTGGATTTTTATCCCGATGCCATATACATTGTTGAGGCCCCATGGGGTGGTCTGCTGCTCGTTTCAAGATTTAAAGAGTTTGAGCATCCTGCTGAAGATGGTGACCCTGAAATATATGTTCCACATACTACGGAAATCAAATTACACAGAGTTGATGGCACAGAGAGGCTTGTGGAAATCGATTGCTTGCCTGACCATGTGCTGTTTCTTGGGCACAACGATCCACTTTGTCTGAGTGCCAAAGATTACCCTGCTCTCAAGGGAAATCATGCCTACTTTACTGACGATGATGAGTACAATAAAAACCGTAAGAGTAGTCCTCGTGATATTGGAGTAGTTGGCTTGGGCAATAATAGCGAGGTGGACCTTGTGTCTCCTCTGCTTTGGTCCAACTGGCCTTCTCCAGTGTGGCTTACACCCAGCCTTACGGTGATGAAACTGCCATCGAATGACCGTTGGCTCAGTGAATGGGATCATGTACTCTCCAGACCATCACCGACTGAGGCTACGCTAGGCACTACACTCCTGGAGCTACCAGAGGACATCATGATGCGTGTCTTTGCCACCCTTGAGATCCCTGACCTCGTACGTGCTGGTGCTGTCTGCACCTTTTGGCGCTCTGCCTACACCGCCCTGCGCAAACTTGGCACACACAAGCAGCCCCAGACGCCGTGCCTGCTCTACTGCTCTGAATCTTCCAGCGAGAATGTTGCCTGTCTCTACAGCCTTGTGGAGAAGAGGGTTTACAGGCTAACTCTCCTGGAGCCGCCTCTCCACAGTAGGTTTCTGATTGGGTCCTCTCTTGGCTTGCTGGTCACCGTCGACGAGAGATCTGAAATGCACCTTGTCAATCCGATCACTGGTCAACAGATTGCTCTCCCTTCAGTGACCACGATGCAGCACGTGAAGCCCATCTGTGATGACTCGGGTGCAGTCCACAAGTATGCATACTCATGGCACACGGCAAAGCAAGTTATCTGCCCTCCAAAGATAATTGCTCCAGCTGCCCTGCGGGAAGTCTTCCACCAGAAGGCTCTTTTGTTTTATGATACACCCACAGGGAGCTACGTAGTGGTGCTCATCCACATGCCGTTTGGTCAGCTATCCTTTGCAAGGGTAGGGGACGATAAGTGGACCTGGCTGCCACCTCACACTGATTATTTTGACTGCACCTACAAGGATGGGCTACTGTATGCAGTGACTCTAATGGGAGAAATCCACACCTTTGATCTTAGTGGGCCTGCTGTTACAATGAACATTATCATGGGTGTGGATGATGACGATTTAGAGATTCAGGGAGCATACATTCTTCAAGCTCCATGGGGTGGTTTGCTGCTTATTTGGAGATTGAAAGTGTATAGTGGTAATCCTGATGATACTTCATCACTTACACTGCACACCATGGGAATTAAAATACATGAGGTTGATGTTGCTGCCAAGAAGCTTGTGGAAATTGATTGCCTGCACGACCATGCGCTGTTTCTTGGTCATAACCAGTCACTCTGTCTCAGCACTAAAGAATGCCCTGCTCTCAAGGAAAATCGTGTCTACTTCACTGACGATAATGAGTACATAACTGGGCAAAAGGGTAATCGTCGCGATATAGGACTACTTCGCTTGGAGAATAATAGCTGGGAAAGCCTTGTGTTTCCTCAGCTTTGGTCCAACTGGCCTGCTCCTGTGTGGATTACACCCAATCTTACAATGATGAAACTGTTGTTAAATAAGTAG